The Anabaena sp. PCC 7108 region CCGAATTTGGACTTCGTTTTGGGGTATCTGCTTGAGAGAGCCGATAATGGCTTCTACGGAACCTTGAACATCTCCCTTCAGGATCAAGTTGAGTTCTTTCAACTCGCCTTCTTGGGCTTGAGCCGATAGGGTTGTGAGGGTTACACGTCCTTGTAACAAGCGGGATTGGCGTTGTTTGTCGGCGCGATCGCTTGCTAAGGCTCGTGCTTCTTTTTCGTTCTGGAAGACCTCAAAGTCGTCTCCAGCTGCTGGGACATCACTTAAACCCAGTACCTCAACGGCAAAGGAAGGACTAGCAATTTCGACACGTTTGCCTCTGTCATTAACCATTGCCCTGACTTTACCAAATGCCGAGCCAGCTACCAGCATATCTCCAACGTGGAGAGTTCCGTTCTGAATCAGCAAGGTAGCAACCGCACCCTTAGCTTTATCCAAATGAGCTTCAATTACTGTTCCCTTAGCCACACGATCAGGGTTAGCAGATAGTTCTCCTACCTCAGCTACCAGCAAGATCATTTCTAGGAGGGTATCCAGATTTTCGCCCTTGATAGCGCTGACAGGAACCATGATGGTTTCACCACCCCAGTCTTCTGCTGTCAGACCATAATTGGTGAGTTCTTGTTTAACTCGCTCTGGCTGTGCGCCTTCCTTATCAACCTTGTTGATTGCTACGACAATGGGGACTCCAGCAGCTTGAGCGTGGCTAATCGCTTCGATAGTTTGAGGACGAACCCCATCATCCGCAGCCACTACTAGTACGGCAATGTCTGTGACTCGCGCTCCTCTGGCTCGCATAGCTGTAAAAGCTTCGTGTCCAGGAGTATCGAGGAAGACAATCTGCTGTGGTTTGCCTTCATGTTCCACATCCACATGGTATGCACCAATGTGCTGTGTAATACCGCCTGCTTCACCAGCAGCCACCTTAGTTTTGCGAATTGAGTCGAGTAGAGTGGTTTTCCCGTGGTCTACGTGACCCATAATTGTCACAACTGGCGGACGACGGATTAGGTGTTCCAGGTCTGCCACGTCGATCATTTCGGTGATTTTCCGGGCTTCGGCTTCTGGTTCGGCGATTTCGACTTCTACTTCTAGTTCTTTGGCTACCAGAGTAATTGTCGGAATATCCAGATTTTGGGTGATACTGACCGCCATGCCTTTCATAAACAGGATTTTCACAATCTCTGTATCGGCAACAATCAAGCCTTCAGCCAACTCTTGTACTGTCAACGGTCCGATAACGACCAGTTTTTCTGGGCGATCGCGTTTGACTTCTACTTCTTGTTGACGACGGTTTTGGTCGCGGTAAGAACCAGATTTTTTATTTCTTGTAGTTGGTGCGGCAGCAACTAATGTTGGTTGCTGTGCTGGTCGAGTAGACTTGGGCTTAGGAGGACGGGCTATGGAAAGACTAACCTGGACGGTTGTTGCAGTTTCCAGACCATCTTCATCGAGTAAGTCGTCTTCCTCAAAATCATCATCGAGGATGGGTTTGACTCGCTTGCCTTTAGGTCCAATCTTCGCTTTTTCTTTAATCTCGTCAATTATTTCCTCTTCCTGCCACTTCTTCCCACCTTTAGCTAGACGAGGTGGTGTTGGGCGTTTTAAATCGAGGAGATCAGGTGCGATGGGTGTCTCATCCAGGCCTTCTTTCTTCGCTCCTGCTCCCACCATGTGTCTTGGTGGAGTGGCGATTGGTGCAGCAGGTGATTCACCAGGACGTGCTGGTCTTGGTCGTTGCACATCCGT contains the following coding sequences:
- the infB gene encoding translation initiation factor IF-2; translation: MNNGKVRIYELSKELNLDNKELLAICDQLDIAVKSHSSTISESEAEQIRMAAEKLATTSVSSKKEQVTNSHKPNSPQPGGRNRPAAANKQQILEIRKPKILRNTTSNAPEASVANNNLVASSDSPHDVYSSVPEASAIANSASPPRPFATPVSPMKPTAPTRPVPRNQSETAQKPNVAEPDQTPNPNPVPEKIAAEKPEKVVSPRQKPEKAQKPQLVSPPTRPLEENESANEQLSQADKPILKRDRDQPKPKVGKPTTDQTPQAAPQRQNRSTPSPLKPEQRGSRPSAPGTSTDVQRPRPARPGESPAAPIATPPRHMVGAGAKKEGLDETPIAPDLLDLKRPTPPRLAKGGKKWQEEEIIDEIKEKAKIGPKGKRVKPILDDDFEEDDLLDEDGLETATTVQVSLSIARPPKPKSTRPAQQPTLVAAAPTTRNKKSGSYRDQNRRQQEVEVKRDRPEKLVVIGPLTVQELAEGLIVADTEIVKILFMKGMAVSITQNLDIPTITLVAKELEVEVEIAEPEAEARKITEMIDVADLEHLIRRPPVVTIMGHVDHGKTTLLDSIRKTKVAAGEAGGITQHIGAYHVDVEHEGKPQQIVFLDTPGHEAFTAMRARGARVTDIAVLVVAADDGVRPQTIEAISHAQAAGVPIVVAINKVDKEGAQPERVKQELTNYGLTAEDWGGETIMVPVSAIKGENLDTLLEMILLVAEVGELSANPDRVAKGTVIEAHLDKAKGAVATLLIQNGTLHVGDMLVAGSAFGKVRAMVNDRGKRVEIASPSFAVEVLGLSDVPAAGDDFEVFQNEKEARALASDRADKQRQSRLLQGRVTLTTLSAQAQEGELKELNLILKGDVQGSVEAIIGSLKQIPQNEVQIRMLLATAGEITETDIDLAAASNAVIIGFNTTYASGARQAADEAGVDVREYNIIYKLLEDIQGALEGLLEPELVEESLGQTEVRAVFPVGRGAVAGCYVQSGKLVRNCKVRVRRHSKVIYEGVLDSLKRMKEDAREVNSGYECGINIDKFHDWAEGDIIEAYQMVTKRRTLTLTK